TGGGGGACCCCGACTTTCTGGATATCCGTCTCAATCAAGCGCAACGCGAGGGAAAAATCGACATTCCAAGGCTCAAGACGGCTGGGAATCTCGTCCAATCCTCGCATGTCAGCGTGTCCGTCTCCAAATCCACCTGTGACGGGCCTGACGCGATCCGGCAGGCCGTCCGGGCGTCCATCAAGGCCGGCTGCGACTGGGTGAAATTCTACTCCACACCAGCGAGCCGTACACCCAATCCGATCCTGCCGATCTTCAGTCGCGGTGAAGTGGATGTGATCTTCGAGGAGGCGCGACGCGCAGGCCGTCCGGTTTCGGCTCATTGTCATGGCGGACCAGCAGCCGATTGGTGCATCGAACATGACGTCGACAGCATCGAACATGGATTGTTCCTCGAGCGTCGGCAAATGGTCGAGATGGCGCGTCGCGGAATTACTTTGGTCCCAACCACCGGCGTCATCCTGCTGCAGGACAGCTCCAACCCCTCGCCCTTCCTGCTTCGGGCGCAGGAGCGGGCCAACAATTTCCTCTCTATGGCGAAGGAGGAGGGCGTGCGCTGCGTCCCGGGGACAGATGCCGTGCATGGTCGAATGGACTTCGAGGTGCAGAAGCTCGTCGATGGGGGATGGACGATCCCGGAAGCGATCGCCTGCATGACGGGAGATGCAGCCAGGCTCCTTCGGGAAGAAGATACGGGCACACTTGAGCGTGGGCGGCGCGCAGACATCGTTGCCGTGCGGGGCAATGTGATGGAAGACGTGGCCAGGCTGAGCAGCGTCGACCTTGTCGTTCAGGACGGACAACAAAGATTTGGTAGCGCCGGCATAGGGGTCGGTGAGAGGATCTCTGCCGCGAGCCGGGTGTAAGTCCGCCCAGACTGTCCTGCCGATTTGTCGCATCTGACCCCTGTGCAGGGACTCGATGGACTTATCTGACAAGTTTACAATGGGGCGAGCCGCCCGCCCCAACCTGGATTTTCCTCATGAGAGACAGCCGACCCACCCTGCTCACAGGCGCCGCCGGCGTTCTCGGCCGTTGGCTGCGACCGAGGCTGATCGAGGCCTATGGTTCCGTGCGCTCCTCAGACGTGGTGGACCCGGCGCCGGCCCTGCCCGGCGAAGAGACCTCCGTGGTCGATCTTGCTGATTTCGACGCGGTCGAAGGCATCGTCAAGGGGGCGGGACGGATCATCCATTTCGGCGGCATCTCCTATGAGACGAGTTTCGACCGGATCCTGTCCTCGAACATCCTCGGCACCTACAATGTATTCGAAGCCGCGCGGCGGCATGGTGCCGGGCCCATCGTCTATGCCAGCTCCAACCATGCGATCGGCTTCTATACCAGGGACGACCGTCTCGACGTTCGCGTGCCCAAGCGTCCGGACTCGCTTTATGGAGTGTCGAAGGCGTTCGGAGAGGACCTGGCCAGCTTGTTCTTCGACAAATATGGCGTCGAGAGCGCCTGCCTGAGGATCGGCACGGCACGGCCCGATCCCATCGACCCCCGCCATCTCTCCACCTGGCATTCCTATGACGACCTGCTGCGGCTGATCGAAGCCTGCTTTGCCGCGCCGCATTTGGGCTGCACGGTGCTCTACGGCGTCTCCAACAACGATCGCAGCTGGTGGAGCAACGAAGGCGCGCCGCATGTCGACTATCGGCCCCAGGACAATGCCGAAGATTTTGCCGCGACGCTCATTCCCGACGGCGACACCCGCGACATGGCCGCTCCCGAAGTCAAGTACCAGGGCGGCCCCTTCGTCTCCGACGGCTACGTCAAACGGTAGAGCGGCTCCGGCAGGCCGGTCACCCCGGCCTGGACCGCAAACAGGCTGCCCGCCTGGGGTTGATCGTCGAGCCCGGTCGACGGCCGGATGGAGGTCACGTAGATCACGTCGAGCCGCGGCCCGCCGAACGCCAGCATGCTGGGCTTGGCGACCGGAAGGGCGATGCGCCGGTCGATTGCGCCGAGCGGCGTGAAGCGGATGATTTCCCAGCCGTCATTGGCTGCCATCCAGTAGCAGCCATCCGCATCGACCGCCGCCCCGTCCGGCCGTCCGGCCATGCCCTTGGTATCGACGAAGACGCGCCGGTTCGATACGGCGCCGTCGTCGGGGTCGAGGTCCCAGGCCCAGACGGTCCGCACCGCCGGGTAGGAGTCCGAGTGATAGAGCGTGCGTCCGTCGGGGCTGAACGCCAAGCCATTGGAGACGAAGAAGCCATCCGCCACGGATGTGCAAGCGAAGTCCCGGCCTACGCGGTAGAGAGTGCCCATCGGGCGGGCCGGATCGACGGGATCTTCCATGCTGCCGACCCAGAAGCGGCCCTGCGCGTCGCACCGGCCGTCATTGAGCCTGTTCTTCGGCAGATGCGATTCCGGGGACGCCAAAGCCGCCAATGTCCCGGTCTCGAGATCATAGCGCCAGAGGCCGGATTTGAGCGCCAGCAGCACCCCTCCCCCCTCGCAGAGTGCGAAGGACCCGATCGGTTCCGGCAGGGTCCACACCCTGTTTTCGCCCGTACTCGGATCGAAGCGGTTCAGCCGCCCCGCATAGATGTCGACCCAGTACAGCGCCTGTTCCGGCTCCGACCAGACCGGGCATTCCCCGAGCTCGGCGCGAATATCCAGCACGCAATCGACATCGACCGTCGCCATCAGCCTGCCACCTCCTCCACA
The window above is part of the Rhodoligotrophos appendicifer genome. Proteins encoded here:
- a CDS encoding amidohydrolase family protein codes for the protein MTTVIKAGWLIDGTGTSAIKDGYITFTNGRITDVGRSGQLNVPEGAVVIDLPQHTLLPGFIDAHSHVSIHTLGHEIAQVARREAEITIDALRWLREDLNSGVTMMRVLGDPDFLDIRLNQAQREGKIDIPRLKTAGNLVQSSHVSVSVSKSTCDGPDAIRQAVRASIKAGCDWVKFYSTPASRTPNPILPIFSRGEVDVIFEEARRAGRPVSAHCHGGPAADWCIEHDVDSIEHGLFLERRQMVEMARRGITLVPTTGVILLQDSSNPSPFLLRAQERANNFLSMAKEEGVRCVPGTDAVHGRMDFEVQKLVDGGWTIPEAIACMTGDAARLLREEDTGTLERGRRADIVAVRGNVMEDVARLSSVDLVVQDGQQRFGSAGIGVGERISAASRV
- a CDS encoding NAD-dependent epimerase/dehydratase family protein — encoded protein: MRDSRPTLLTGAAGVLGRWLRPRLIEAYGSVRSSDVVDPAPALPGEETSVVDLADFDAVEGIVKGAGRIIHFGGISYETSFDRILSSNILGTYNVFEAARRHGAGPIVYASSNHAIGFYTRDDRLDVRVPKRPDSLYGVSKAFGEDLASLFFDKYGVESACLRIGTARPDPIDPRHLSTWHSYDDLLRLIEACFAAPHLGCTVLYGVSNNDRSWWSNEGAPHVDYRPQDNAEDFAATLIPDGDTRDMAAPEVKYQGGPFVSDGYVKR
- a CDS encoding SMP-30/gluconolactonase/LRE family protein is translated as MATVDVDCVLDIRAELGECPVWSEPEQALYWVDIYAGRLNRFDPSTGENRVWTLPEPIGSFALCEGGGVLLALKSGLWRYDLETGTLAALASPESHLPKNRLNDGRCDAQGRFWVGSMEDPVDPARPMGTLYRVGRDFACTSVADGFFVSNGLAFSPDGRTLYHSDSYPAVRTVWAWDLDPDDGAVSNRRVFVDTKGMAGRPDGAAVDADGCYWMAANDGWEIIRFTPLGAIDRRIALPVAKPSMLAFGGPRLDVIYVTSIRPSTGLDDQPQAGSLFAVQAGVTGLPEPLYRLT